Below is a genomic region from Castanea sativa cultivar Marrone di Chiusa Pesio chromosome 2, ASM4071231v1.
TTATGTATAAATAAGAAAGCACGTAGCCATTAGTTATCGTCTACATATCTAAAATAATGGATAAAAGTAATACCAAAATCAATCAAGGACTATTATAGCTACATCAACAAATTTCAGCCATATGTTACAAGGTTTGACCAAATTGCATAGAAACAACAAATGCATGTTGTCTTATTTTGTCAAGACTCTACCTTGTTCTTCTCTAATGAGAAGACAACACCTTACTCAATAGAAAAGTGATATATGCGTATACTATTATTAAAGAATGAAGGAACCAAGGAAGAATCAATCTATCTTAagctctctctccttctctcttatTATTTCGTACTCTATTGTTTCTCCTCTCTCCTTCTCAATTATAACACAATACTCTATTgtaaccatttaaaaaaaaaaagcagaataTTCAACTAGTTTGTGCATTGTGGTTTTCTCCCTCTCCAAACATAGAGGGTTTCCATGTTAAAAAAACATGTGTCAATGTTCTCTTGCATTTTTAATTTCTGTAATTTTACTTTCTAATTATCAAACACCAAGCTCAGTTGGATGTAAATGACATGGTAGAAATCCAGTGCGTTGCTAAATCAAAACTATcacgcacacacatatattgGAAATGTAACTCAAACAAAATGCACTACTTTAAGGCATGTCAAGCACATTAGACCAGAAATGGTTCGAATTATTTTACTCCAGATTACTAACACGGTAACACCCAATCGGATCTGGCAAAGAATGAATTAGAAGAGTTTAGGGAAGGGTCTGACCAATTAGGGACAATATAAccaattttcattgttttcgGTTTATATCTTTGCCATGTCATAGAATCTGACAAATTAGGACTAGTGTAGCAtatacttctcaaaaaaaaaaaaaaaaaaggacaagtgtagcatatttaaattattttcttttttttgggggggggggggggggggggggaaaaaATGTTCAGAATTGAATCAAAATATATTCCCTTAAAAATAcgagtttttaaattttgatgctTTTAAATGCAGATTCCCCGCATGCAtatttctaccaaaaaaaaagttttaatttttaaatttgacatttttcaTATACATTTGTCCACCAAAATTGATTCTAAACTAAGTCTAGACAAACTAGATATTAGATAAAGCAAATTCAATTTTGAACCAATTTTGGTCTTCATTCATGTTATATCAAAATTGATTCAATTCTGTAATTTGCCATTCTCTCCCATAAAGGAATGGAACTACAGAACCCTATAGAGTCCAAGAATGGGGCTTGGATTGGAGCACCCAATAAACATGtgctaaatttcaaataaagtTAAATaggagaacaaaaaaaaaaacccagatacTCTTGCAGTTTGCTAAAATTGCAAAGATAACTAACTTTATACTACTCAAAGATCATTCAACTAATATAAAACCTCTCTTTATATACTGCAAGCATGAGAATGGTAAGTTTAGAAGATTTTCCACTTCCAGGGATTTGGATGAGATAGTGTTCATAACCAAATCCCTGTTAGAATAACCACCACTTGTTCGAAGACCTCTGCACACAACCAGAGATGTATTACACACCCAAGGAACTGAAACAGTAAAACCCAAACCAGAACCTTCTTTCCCACAACTTCCACTTCCAACCAGCACATCCTTGTACGCTCTGCCTATTCCAGAAACATACTTTCCCATTGGCAAAATTTGCTGAAGAAAAGATGGAGCAGACCCAACAAGATCCAAGATATCGGAATCAGAATGAAGATTCACCACCACGGTGCCATGTCCAGGGTGAAGTTGATTGCTAAGAGATTTTAGAAATTGGGAACTTGGGTCCCAAAGCTTGCGAGGGAAGATGTCTTCACCATCGTACGCATCAATGAAGACCATATCATATAGATTTGTGTTGTCAAGGACAAATTTCTCAGCATCTGATTCATAGAGGTAGAGCCTCTCATGGATGCCTTTCCACAGTACTTCATCAATAGTACTAGGTTTGGAGAAGGCACGTTCACCTGATGGGGTCATAACTGAGAAAGCAGGAAAACCCATAGCATTGATTGAGGCTGAGATGACAAGAGGATCAATTTCAACTATGTGAATAACAGCACCTGCAGGGAGCACAAAAACTGTGAGTCAAGTGTACAGGAACAGCTGCCAATCATTCtatacaaaaatataatggATATCTAGTGTTGGTAAAAGTGTCAAGCACACTTAATCATAGAGGCCTCCTAGAACCTAAACGCATAGCATAAGTGCAAGCTTGATTGAAGTAAAGAGTAGATTTTCCAAACATAACCCATAATAACATCTAATAGaaattgttagggacatattttatgtaattgactaatcctttgacaaaatgcattttccttgtaattgggtagatctaggatgagtttaagacttcaagaaacatattgttcaagtcaagtgttaaagcgaTAAAGATttaaccaagaaacaagtgaagaagagctgtttattaaagctcgatagaagtctcgacagaatcctttttattgagatttaatgttgaagctcgataGAAGTTGTTTCTGACAAGACTTACGAAATCAGATTTTCGGCTCATGCTgaaatatttgtatagggtttcttttctcacaatcctaaacatatataaggcttattttaaaggccgttgCACAAGAGAGCGCAAGCAGATTGTGCCCTAGTTTATTATTCTCTctgtagaagctactgcgtctttacgccaagggttttgtgaccaaggagcttcctaatcttcattgttgatgaattaaagaactttgcagccaacaacctcttcaagttgctggagttagtcacatactaagatccgtgcatcattggttagtcatgtactaggatttATGCATTGAATGGAAAGATTGTCGGTataatacaaatttaattgggtattggggtaagggttcaactataggttggtatttcgagATAGGCCAAAgagtttggtaagattccttattcttgtaaccgcttgtaattgataatagtgaattcctGGGAATGATGATCTTAAATTCATCCTGTGGGGTTTTACCtaggtggttttccccattcgtaaacaaatcacctgtgtcaaatttattttctgttgcatttagtttagttgatgatttgtttgtgttactacgccattgcatgaaatttgatctaattaattaacttgggtaatcaattaatttgcaaggagtcaattcattttaacccaacagaAATATTCACAACATATACTAAagaaaagttaataaattaaaaatagtaatatatttttcctatttAACTCAAATGGATAGTGCAATTGCACAAAGCTTGTAAGTTCAAATTTTACATAAGTCATtccaatttcttaaaaattttatatagttaTTTGAAATCAATAATCAATGGACAATATGATAATAATCTATTCACATTAAGTTTAAacataacattttatataattctcttgttttttttttgataaataacgtaagaatattattaataataaaaaagaaaatgccaaggcgagtacattggggatgtactaagggaacaaaaatcaagaaacaaaagaacaacggtcaagaaaaatagaaaatgaagaacaagaaaaatgagaaaaaaccacactccattcaaagagtgtgtgtaagaaaaaagacttaatctccagCAAAGATCGTTCACAAATCtcctcaaaacttctagcattcctttctcgccaaatgcaccaaatcaagcaAAGGAGGTACTAATCTCCAAACATCAATGTGACGATGTCgcgcaaactttccttgccaagcctCAAACACCTCAATAAAGTACGAGGCATAACCCAATCGAatgccaaacaaacaaaaccaaagaccacaactcccaagctatggtgcaatgaagtagaagatgatccaccgactccccacacctcttacacataGAGCACCAAGAACTATCACTCGTCTTTTACGAAGGTTGTCCgttgttaagatcttacctaaggaagcgtaccaagaaaagaaggctacccttggaggcgccttcgattgccatatcattttccaagGAAAGGAAACAAGATTATGAGGGTAGAAGGAACTGTAATAACTTCTAACCTCAAATCTTGTATTCCTTGCAGacttccaacaaaccttatctGGACCAAACCCTCTCACTGACGAGGAATAGACTAGCCCCATAAACCGGTCAAAGGCTTCCtcttcccaatcttgtggtgGACGACGAAATTGCACATTCCAGTGAAACCTCCCACAGCACCAACCCATAACTTCAGCCCACCGAGGAGTCCTTGGACCTACTAAGACAATATAGCTCCGGAAAGGCCTCTTGGAGAgtacaatccccacaccacacatgcttccaaaattttactctagtaccatcccccacatcataaacaagaagtttagagaagttcaaccaACCACTTCTAATATATCTCCACAAGCTGACCCCATAAGGGCTTGTCACCTTCTTCGTACACCAATCACCCCACATGTTCCCATATTTTGCCTAtataaccctcctccataaaGCATCGGGCCTCGGTaccatacctccacaaccatttaccTAATAAGCGTAATTAAAATTACTCAACCGTCTTATACCCAACCCCCCATCCCGCAAAGGCCTACAAACCTTGGCCCAATGAACTAAATGAAATTTAGATTCACCACCAATCCCATCCCACAAAAATCTCTCTGTAGCTTCTCCATCCGCTTAGCCACCTTACCCGgtaaaggaagaagggaaaggAAGTATGTAGGTAAGGACGAGAGTGAGCTTTTAATGAGTGTCACCTTACCTCCTTTAGATAAATACATACTTTTCCAACCTGCTAATCTCCTCTCCATTCTCTCAAGAATAGGGTTCCAAACAGATAAGTCCTTGAATTTTGCACCTAGAGGaaggcccaaatatttcaagGGCAGAGAAGACTGTCCACACCCCAACAAACCCACCAAATCCTCCAAATTGGGTACCCCTCCAACAAAAATACCAACCTCGCATTTCCCTAAGTTAATACGAAGCCctgacacctcctcaaatctagcaaGAATGGCCCTCAAATTAGCAATCTGAGAAGgttcagcatcacaaaaaatcaacGTGTCATCTGCAAATAAAAGGTGGGATACCATTACTGAAGAACCAGTCATACTGCCCACAAAAAAGCCTGAGAATTGCCCAGTGGATACAGCCACATCCAACATACGACTCAACGCctccatcacaatatcaaacaacaatGGAGATAAGGGATCCCCTTGCCGAAGCCCCCTAGAACTTCCAAAGAAATCAGAAGGGCTACCATTGATCAGAATGGAAAACTTCACAGTTGAAATGCAATACCttatccattttctccatttttctgaGAAACCACAACGCCGCagcatatacattaaaaaatcccaactcacatggtcatacgccttctccacatccaacttacaTAGCACCCCCGGAACTCctgacttcaatctactatcaatacattcagAAGCATATATAATTCTCTTgtactttataaaaataataactaagaCATCTAATCAAGATGGAGTATATATTTCAGtcaaaatatattcaaaatgcAAACACCAAAAAGCACAAGAATTATAAATTATCCATGTTTGTATCCTTTGATAGGTAAACAAAAAAGGTATATGTCGTAGGTAGcatttatataataattcaaAGGTCCATGTCTTTTCCTTCAAAATCGAGCCATAAAATTTAATGACTCAtattttttagctaaaaaataaaaaagcaaacatAGGCATGCTTTGTGCTTTTCCTTCAAGATTGGGCCGTAAAATTTCatgactcatatttttttagctaaaaaataaaaaataacgcATAGGCAAGCTTTgtgctttttcaaaaagcactagAAAAGCATGCTTGAGGGATGATTCATTTAACAAGCTTCACTTCATGCTTTTACAAAAAGCACTAGAAAAGCATGCTTGAGGCACAATTCATTTAACAAGCTTCACTTCAACCAAGTGTGCTCTTAACCACACTGTGTATGACAAAGACAATTCTCACATACTTTTCAAATCAACACAATTACACAAGTATGCAAATGCAAATTTATTTCCAACACAGCATCAGAGGTTTTTCTCTGAGCACCATTTGGATGTCAAGAGGACATTAGGAAAGAAAATCTATAGGCAATATTATGAAGCAAGGTCATAACATATGTATAAAAACTACGTATAAAATTAAACAGCAAGTTCCATTTTCCTACCATTGTGAGGATATGTAGCAAACAGTTAAAATCCCACTTTTAAAGTAATTAATCAATAACTTTGTCTATGTTCGTGCTTAGTGCCATATATTTTGTTCACAACCAGTCTCAAGTCCAGAAAAAGGAAGGTTACGGTAAGTTAATAGTCAACGTAAAATTGAGTCACTATATCACGAATATAAGGAAATTTGTTTAAAGATAGGGATAGCttctattgatgaaaagatgagggaTTGATCATGTTTAGAGGAAAGTGATTAATGCACCagtaaaaaagagtaaattgaTTCAAGTAGAGGGAATGacccagaaaaaataaaaagtagaggACAAAAAAATGACATATCAATCAAGTAACGAAAAGTATAACTTCGGATAGAGTAGAATGAcgaaaaagaatacatgtggctgACACTAACTAGTCTATTTAGGATACATAGCTGACCCAAAAATTTGGGaactaaggcttggttgttgttgaaaaataattaacttAATCATAAAGACTGCAAGTTTATTTAGTGACAGGCTCCTGGCATCTGTAGTAATGATCAGAAtggaaataaaagaagagaagagaggtaCATCATTGGACATAAGTGTAGCTTTCAGAAATTGTGAACCTTTTTGAAAGCTAAAAATTCGCATATAATAATGTCGTATGTGCAGCATATTAACAGATCTCAGATTCATTTCAAGAGTACTGAATTTGAGAATAAACTGGTCCTCGTGAATTGCAAAATATGAAACAGACAGCACCTATTAATGCAAACCATACAAATCCATCTTCTAGTTTTTCAAAGAACTAATATTAAAGCCCATTTGGTTGCTTCCtaagtattaaaaattaaaaaggaaaaggaactaaaaattttactttacaAGAATCTTTTAGCTCAATTGCAGGTTTCCTTATTCTAGACGAAGGAGTTCTTACTGCATAATCTTAGTGCTTTAAACATCCTATATCCAGATGTATGGAATATAGCTTCTGACAATCCAGCTTCAGacagggagagagaaagaactgGCTCAAGTTCTTTTTAGACTTTTCAATGTTTTATGGATGTTTGAATTCACTGCTTACAGTTCAAAGCAACCGAGCCAGaaaacaaaacatatttttGGCTAAAAGGTCAAGTTGTGAAACATTATCTAACATAAAATGTACTTTTAGATTTCCTAATAAACTCCCAAGTGGGAAGAAAGAAATACTAATAATTCAAAGAAATAGAGCTTCAGAATAGACACTTTTTCTGGAGCTGAAGTTCTACAC
It encodes:
- the LOC142625854 gene encoding uncharacterized protein LOC142625854; translation: MMWRRSRWAWNFRRRFSTAIRQRIEDEGDWSFSSEWWGSDSHGHTVLRSSSDKGNGVVSVLAFPSSKPSEVQWPKMERWLQERYAEVCPGSGSGNEERFRILGYQWRALRFNDDTRQSTVKVMSLYRQSEPASICLMQQPHCLAVPYLKSMVSVGLSTLASCGYDIINAVHGKKSMNILCIGHGGGSLPLFLASRIKGAVIHIVEIDPLVISASINAMGFPAFSVMTPSGERAFSKPSTIDEVLWKGIHERLYLYESDAEKFVLDNTNLYDMVFIDAYDGEDIFPRKLWDPSSQFLKSLSNQLHPGHGTVVVNLHSDSDILDLVGSAPSFLQQILPMGKYVSGIGRAYKDVLVGSGSCGKEGSGLGFTVSVPWVCNTSLVVCRGLRTSGGYSNRDLVMNTISSKSLEVENLLNLPFSCLQYIKRGFILVE